ctcctcactttctgccatcagagtggtatcatctgcatatctgaggttgttgagatttcttctggcaatcttaattccagtttgggattcatccagtccggcctttcgcatgatgtattctgcatataagttaaataagcagggggacaatatacagctttgtcatactcctttcccaattttgaaccaatcagtttttcgatatccagttctaactgttacttcctgtcccacatatagatttctcaggagatagataaggtggtcaggcactcccatttctttaagaacttgccatattttgctgtggtccgcacagtcaaaggcttttgtgtagtcaatgaagcagaagtagatgtttttctggaactctctggctttctccataatccagcgcatgttagcaatttggtctcgagttcctctgcccctatgtaccagcttgtacttctgggagttctcggtccacatactgctgaagcctaccttgtaggattttgagcataaccctgctagcgtgtgaaatgaatgcaattgtacagtagttggagcattctttggcactgcccttctttgggattgggatgtagactgatcttttccagtcctctggccactgttgagttttccaaacttgctggcatattgaatgtagcaccttaacagcgtcatcttttaagattttaaatagtccaactggaatgccatcacctgcactggccttgttgagtcatgctttctaaggcccacttgacttcactctcgaaaacgtctggctcaaggtcaacaaccacactatctgggttgtccgggacatccagacctttctgatataattcctctgtgtattcttgtcacctcttcttgatatcttctgcttctgtaaggtccctattatttttgtcctttatcatgtccatctttgcacaaaatgttcctttaatatcaccgatttttttaacagatctctggtttttccctttctattcttttcctctattcctttgcactgttcatttaagaaggccctctttctctccttgctattctttggaagtcagcattcaattttctgtaactttccctatctcccttgcattttgtttcccttctcttctctgctatttataaggcctagttggacagccactttgatttcttgcctttttttctttggtatggtttttgctgctgcctcctgtacaatgttacgagcctccatccatagttcttcaggcactctgtccaccaaatctagttccttaaatctgttcttcacttccactgtgtattcataagggatttggtgtagattataactgactagcccagtggtttttcctactttcttcagtttaagcttgagttttgctataagaagctgatgatcagagccacaatcatctccaggtctccttccttccttccttccttccttccttccttccttccttccttccttccttccttccttccttccttccttccttccttccttccttccttccttccttccttccttccttccttccttccttccttccttccttccttccttccttccttccttccttccttcctttcctttcctttcctttcctttcctttcctttcctttcctttcctttcctttcctttccttcttttcttttcttttcttttctgactgtatagagcttctccatctttggctgcagagaatttaatcaatctgattttggtattgcccatctggtgatgtccatgtgtagtcaCGTCTTGCATTGTTAGAAAAgattgtgatgaccagcttgttctcttgacaaaactctattagcctttgccctgctttgttttgaactccaaggccaaacttagctgttgttccttttatttcttgactcctactttagcattccagacccctataatgacaagaacatctttctttggcgtcagttctagaaggtgttgtaagtcttcatagaattggtcaatttcagcctcttcagcattggtggtgggtgcataaacctggattattgtgatgttgaaaggtctgccttggattcgtattgaaatcattctctcattttaaagattgtatcccagtacagcttttcccactcttttgttgactatgagggctactccattccttctacaggattcttgcccacaatagtagatataatcatctgaattgaattcacccattcctgtccattttagttcactgatgcccaggatgtcgatgtttattcttgccatctcctgtttgaccacctccagcttcccaaggttcatagatcttacattccaggttcctatgcagtatttttctttgcagcattggactttcctttcacttccaggtgcgtccgcagctgagcatcccttcagctttggcccaatcacttacGTACTGTTGATTTACATACTGTCCCTCAATGCTAAAACACTCCCcaggcagttcacaacataattatgcaaacaacatcttgccccccagcaagctggatactcattttactgaccttagaaggatggaaggctgagtcatccttgagccagTTGGCATTGAACTTGGgttatgagcagaggcttgactgcagtactgcagctttaCAAATGCACCATGGGGCTCTTGTGAATGGGAGAGATACAGAAACTTTGTGGTAGGTTTTTAAAGTGCAAGGTAAGATTCTCAGCAtacttcatttgttttgttttatttctggaaCAAATCTGTTCATCAGCTACATGCACATTTTAGCATGCAAGGGTGACAGTTGCTCTTTGCAAAGAAAGCAAACCATCCTTACTGAATAGAAAATGATAAAGGAATGAGTCTGGTTATGGAAAGAAAAAGGCATGAATATACTTAATATAGAAAGATCAAGGGAGTTCACACCAAATCCTTCTGCCCTCCATTATTGTGTGAGTAGCTGAAAATCAGCATGTTCTTATTGTAGGTTTCCATGATACTCCACGGATGATATTCCATATTAATCCATATGGTCAAGggtaaaacaaacaagaactttCTCCAAAAGATACACCAGTCTTTCCACCACCTAAAAGTTGGTACTTTCTAGATTCCTCAACCATAAGACCAAACTCTCCAGAGGATGTGTGAATTCCATGTTTGGGGAAGGGCCAGTTTGGGCAGATTGGGATACAAAAGCCACTGAAGGGGATGCTGCTACTGCTACCTTGTTAAAATATAAGTAGATCTCAGCTCAGATGCAAGCTCCTGCTAGACACAGCAGTGTACTCTGCTGTCCTTATTCTTGAATTTAGATAAACAGATTCAATACTAGAAGCAAATATTGTCCATGATAGTTTAGCTGTCTTGAGAACAATCGTGTAGCTAAAATGCTGTTcatcattttggggggggggaaattttaTAGCAGGCTGATCAGTCTGCTTCTCCAATCCTCAACACTCCGAAATTCAGTGTTTTTAGAAATGCATCTTATCATTTGAGAatattagaaatacagtggtacctcgctagatgacgacctcgcaaaacgaatccgcatgacaatgaggttttgggattgctatagtgattcgcaaaacagtgattccaatgggcgattttcgctggacgatgtttgggtccctgcttcgcaaaccgtttctcgcaagatgatgattttaacactgaccggcacttcgcaaaacgggtgttttcgggatcgatgcttcgcagggcagccattttaacagctgatcggtgcttcacaaaatggcctccctatgggcgatcttcgcaaaacgtcgattttccccattggaacgcattaaacgagtttcaatgcattccaatggggaaatggttttcgcaagacaatgttttcgctaaacagcgatttctatggaatggattatcgtcgtcaagcggggcaccattgtatgcTATATCCAGAGGTTGAAAAGTAAgtacaaatacagtacatctgTAGGCAGAGTGAATTCCCTTAGCCCCGTTCTTGTTGTCATCTCATTCTACTTAACTTACACTGGGATCTCCCAGTTTTCAGCTGTAGGTATATTTGGAATTTTGAGTGTTGTAGGCAGTCACAAAATGTCTACCTCCCCCTGATTTCTTGAACACTGATTTCTCAAAAAGCAAGCCAGTGAGGCTGAGGAAGCCTAACCACTTGAGTTAGGCAGAGGTGGGGGTAAAGTATATGTTCTAAAATGCAAAAACACTCTACTGAGCACAGGATTTTCTACTTTAATACCCCTTTCACAAAAGGGCCCTTCACTCACAGAAATTCAACAGGCCAGAAATGGTGTCAGATATATCTGATCACATATTTGATCCCAGACAGCACAAGACACCCATTTTTATAGAACAGAAAAAACAGGCGATATTCATCCCCTTGATTACTTTTTGGCTGACAGACTTCATAGCAAAGAACTGAACTGTAAACAGCAATCTATTTTCTGAAAATACCTCTAGCCAAGTAGAGCATATTTGGAAATAGTGGTGGACGCCAGTGTGCCAATTTCTATCATGCCAACTTCTCACATTTTGGTTGTTTGAAAGCTGAACATCTGAAGCACTAAAGTTAGGAGGGCatttttgtttcaccaaacagatGTCCTTTAGTTAAGAATTACACTTCACCTTgggtctaaaaatatttttaccccactttttttagaagaaaggtggggtaaaaatattttaaataagaattttCATATCCTGCTAGGGAAGACTTCACCAATGAAGTTTCATCAGGTGGTGGTGCTGTATTGCAATCTTAGGTAAGAAAGACACATCACACAGGAATGCAGATTAAAAGCAAGCATGCTTTAATGCAAAGAAAGGTCCAGACAAAGTAGAACATCTATAGCtactcttctccttcttcttcatcttcatatGAGTCAATGCCCACCTCTTCATAATCCTTCTCCAGGGCAGCCATGTCTTCACGGGCCTCTGAAAACTCTCCTTCTTCCATGCCTTCCCCTACATACCAATGGACAAAGGCCCGCTTGGCATACATCAGGTCAAACTTGTGATCCAGACGGGCCCAGGCCTCAGCAATGGCAGTGGTATTGCTCAGCATACACACTGCCCGTTGGACTTTGGCGAGGTCTCCACCAGGAACTGCTGTAGGAGGTTGGTAGTTGATGCCCACCTTGAAGCCTGTGGGACACCAGTCCACAAACTGGATGCTCCGCTTGGTCTTTATGGCAGCAATGGCAGCATTGACATCCTTGGGCACCACGTCGCCTCGATACAGAAGGCAGCAAGCCATGTATTTGCCATGGCGAGGGTCACATTTCACCATTTGGTTAGCAGGCTCAAAGCAAGAATTTGTGATCTCAGCCACAGAAAGCTGCTCATGGTAGGCCTTCTCGGCTGAGATGACGGGGGCATAAGTGGCCAGAGGGAAATGGATGCGGGGTATGGCACTAGGTTGGTCTGGAATTCTGTTAGGTCTACATTGAGAGCCCCATCAAAGCGCAAGGAGGCAGTGATGGAGGACACAATCTGGCTGATAAGGCGGTTGAGGTTTGTATAGGTTGGACGCTCAATGTCCAGGTTTCTGCGGCAGATATCATAGATGGCTTCGTTGTCCACCATGAAAGCACAATCGGAGTGCTCAAGAGTGGTGTGTGTGGTGAGGATGGAGTTATAGGGCTCCACAACAGCTGTGGAGATCTGTGGAGCAGGATAGATAGCAAATTCTAGCTTGGACTTCTTGCCAAAGTCAACCGAGAGCCGTTCCATCAGCAGAGAAGTGAATCCAGAGCCAGTGCCTCCCCCAAAACTGTGGAAGACCAAGAATCCTTGCAGTCCTGTACACTGGTCAGCCTGTTGGCAATCCAAAAGAGaaaattttgctaaacagcagtATTTTCCTTGGCAGCCTGCAATTCAATATACTGTTTCTAACCTTGAATATCTGGCAGTGAGGTCTATCTTTCACCCTCAAACTCAAAACCCCATGCAGTTGGTACAATTAGCAACACAGGTTGCCTGGAGGAAATTATTCCTGGTCAAGCACCTTGCTTCCTAATCTTTCACAATCTAAAAAAGCAAGTAGCTCTCTTCAAGGTTAGGAAATAGTATCTTCTATTGCAtagatggcgaacctatggtatgcggagccctttctgccagcatgcaagccataagttgccagatcgctactccccccacccccacgcagCCAAAGCTAAGAAGGCAGCTGTAGCAGCGGTGCTGGTGCTTCAGCGGGCGGATCCGGAACAGCTACGCTGGCGGCGGATACAAAGTGGGGCctcaaggcacctccgtgcccgggattctcCCTTCCGCCGCCACCACTCTGGCcactgggttttttatttttgtttttttgtggggttcttttttttccagtttgggcacacaagcccaaaaaggttcgccaccactgttCTACTGTATTACACTTCTGGCAGTGAAGCACTACAGTGGACAATACATGTAACCCAGGGCAAACTACCGTGTTAAccctggatggggggggggaatccttagCAGCACAACTGTGATCATTTCACCAGAGGCaatgtactaaaaagaaaagctGCAACTTTTCCCTCCAAGAAAGGAAGATCAGCTCCATTTCCATCTTTTCCCCTGCACCAGAAAGCCAAGGATAGGCTCCCTTTCTGCAGGTCTCCCAGGACATAAAGAACCAGCTTCCTCTTTTCAAGTGCTACTGCAAACTAAACAGATCATCAGGTGTGCTTCGTGATCTTTTAAGGTGTCTCTTTTGAGGTGACTGGACTATTCTTTGCACAGTCTTCAACCAGGCACTCAAAGCAAAGTAAGGTCAAGTGAAAGGAAGACTAGAAACTGCCTCACATCAAGTCAGGTCATTTAGTCCAGTATTGTCTGTTCCACTCATCTTCAGCTGGTAGACTGAGATGCACTATTGACCAAAGGCAGGTCACAAAGTATGGTGAAAGAAAGTGGTCCCTCCAAATGCATGTTTGTCTAAGAGATAATTAATCTAATAGGGTTAAAGGTTCTTCATCCACTCAGACTGGCAGAAACTCTCTGAGATCACAAGTAAAGAAGGGTCCTTCAATCACTTGTTGATGGGTTTTAATTGGGAATACCAAGAATTAAACCTGGGATCTTCTGCAAGCACAGCATGTGCCTGACAACTATGCTTTGGGTCCCATCCCATAAATTTGTGCTTGGGTCCTAGATGGACAGAACCTGTGGCTTGCACACAAGATGCAACACTCAATCCACTAGGCATTTTGCCCCTACCCCTGTTATGACCTTACAGAAACTTCTAACAGCAGTAGCCCACAAGGAAAGATAATTAGCAGAGAATACACAGGGGGAAGGGATCTATGGCAGGAGACAGACCAGCAAGGCAGGAGAAACAGTGCACAGAACCAAGACAGAGTTCATAGGAAACAGGAAATGTTCTGTGTTTAAAAATAGGAAAGGCTATGGgtggcagaaggggaaaaaagagatataCTGTAGGTTCCAGGAAGGGGAATGAAGAGATGGGTAGAGCAGCAAGATCAAAATGTGTCAGAACTCTGAAAGGGCCCTATGAAAACAAGTGAATGGTGATAAGAGAGCAAATCATACAAAAGACACAGTGCTTCCTATCTAAGAATTGTCAGCAGAAAGGAAGTGGGCAGACAGGGGAAGGGAGCACAGCAGACATAAGGCTTCTCGTCTATAAAAGTTCTGAAAGGCAAGCTGGGGGGATACTTAGCAGAATGAGGTTCTATCACTTGCTGCATACCTTACTGTGGCAATACTTTATCCAGAATTAGTTCCTCAGTTAATATTCCATGGACATTCATCTTAACTCCTTAGCTTCAAAAACACTCCTGCCTCTGCTTTTAGCTCAGCATTGCCTCCCTTGAGCCCTTCCCTCCCAACAGTCACTGTGATTTTACCAATTTTCGGATCCTGTCCAACACCAGGTCAATTATCTCTTTCCCAATGGTGTAATGTCCACGAGCATAATTGTTGGCAGCGTCTTCCTTGCCAGTGATCATCTGCTCTGGGTGGAACAGCTGACGATAGGGGCCAGTACGAATCTCATCTGGAATGGAGGAGGGATGGGTAGGAATAGAAAATGTCACAGTAATATTAAGTACACCAGACACACCCTCAAGACTCATAATACAGCAAGCACATCAAGGAATTCACTGAAACCATCTAGTAAAGTGCAGCCTAAATGCCTCAGGAGAGCCAGAGCTGCCCTGGAATCCCAATTTCCTTCTCAATGTGAAACTGGTAGTAGGTTAAATCGACCCAGTGTACATCTAGAGCAAGAAATGGCATCGATATAGTGCAACTGTGAAATCTGGTGGAGATGCCAAGTTAAACTCTTGCTGACCCACACACCCATGCTGCTAAATCTCATTGTTCATCCAGTCCTCTAGGCTGTCAGTTTTGGAGTAAACCACATTCTGT
The Pogona vitticeps strain Pit_001003342236 chromosome 1, PviZW2.1, whole genome shotgun sequence genome window above contains:
- the TUBA4A gene encoding LOW QUALITY PROTEIN: tubulin alpha-4A chain (The sequence of the model RefSeq protein was modified relative to this genomic sequence to represent the inferred CDS: inserted 1 base in 1 codon); the encoded protein is MRECISIHVGQAGVQMGNTCWELYCLEHGIQPDGQMPSEKTIGGGDDSFTTFFCETGAGKHVPRAVFVDLEPTVIDEIRTGPYRQLFHPEQMITGKEDAANNYARGHYTIGKEIIDLVLDRIRKLADQCTGLQGFLVFHSFGGGTGSGFTSLLMERLSVDFGKKSKLEFAIYPAPQISTAVVEPYNSILTTHTTLEHSDCAFMVDNEAIYDICRRNLDIERPTYTNLNRLISQIVSSITASLRFDGALNVDLTEFQTNLVPXPRIHFPLATYAPVISAEKAYHEQLSVAEITNSCFEPANQMVKCDPRHGKYMACCLLYRGDVVPKDVNAAIAAIKTKRSIQFVDWCPTGFKVGINYQPPTAVPGGDLAKVQRAVCMLSNTTAIAEAWARLDHKFDLMYAKRAFVHWYVGEGMEEGEFSEAREDMAALEKDYEEVGIDSYEDEEEGEE